In Capsicum annuum cultivar UCD-10X-F1 chromosome 7, UCD10Xv1.1, whole genome shotgun sequence, one genomic interval encodes:
- the LOC124885839 gene encoding uncharacterized protein LOC124885839, with translation MAKAYRKEDFDYIMSKVEKVDPKGLRNIWKKLTMRNGFLEEVRILFVAWNCKNSEIASYTNTMLGRRFQEIRTDNGVKSLRMTVKAADSYLYCVYESGRRYIVDIEHGTCSCCRYQIDEIPCAHVIVVLKSVNIDVKGYGCYCSELYRLNTIVKTYELPIIPMSDMKDWIVPDFVDSDEVLPPTYKRPPGRPKKGRHLKSSESLTSSNHCGKCGRAGHNRRTCGFFPKES, from the exons ATGGCTAAAGCGTAtagaaaagaagattttgattACATTATGTCAAAGGTTGAAAAGGTTGATCCAAAGGGGTTAAGGAATATTTGGAAGAAGCTGACTATGAGAAATG gttttcttgaagaagtgAGGATTCTATTTGTTGCATGGAATTGTAAGAACAGTGAAATTGCATCTTATACAAACACAATGCTTGGGAGAAGATTTCAAGAAATACGAACTGATAATGGGGTTAAATCGTTGCGGATGACG GTTAAGGCAGCTGATAGTTATCTGTACTGTGTGTATGAATCAGGAAGGAGATACATTGTTGATATTGAGCATGGCACGTGTAGTTGTTGTCggtatcaaattgatgaaattccaTGTGCACACGTAATTGTGGTTTTGAAGAGTGTAAATATAGATGTAAAAGGGTATGGGTGTTACTGTTCAGAACTATATCGTCTAAACACCATTGTCAAGACGTATGAACTCCCCATAATTCCTATGTCAGATATGAAAGATTGGATTGTACCAGATTTTGTTGATTCAGATGAAGTCTTGCCACCCACATACAAAAGACCTCCTGGAAGGCCAAAAAAAGGAAGACATTTGAAATCTAGTGAATCACTTACAAGTTCAAACCATTGCGGTAAATGCGGCCGTGCAGGCCACAACCGTAGGACGTGCGGTTTCTTCCCAAAAGAAAGTTGA